The Amphiura filiformis chromosome 12, Afil_fr2py, whole genome shotgun sequence genome includes a region encoding these proteins:
- the LOC140166113 gene encoding uncharacterized protein yields MDDTGVTKTFCFDFQSTLNIMANRPKRQWDLLNDPVCKYCKRRFINSIPRYLSHLRHHKLTITPYWYSNPHLPPKARCATLPRRKQKYDPRTICAKKNEPKDDKTQMQATMMNTLFLPITERCAPFQENQNQKRHVAKGKPRVSNKSKRSSSVELESKRHVIKNQKSTNHDKSFNYCGNVGKHSMVHNCSYCNKSFNDMSNKNKHEKVHRGEKPYNCIYCNKSFSDMSNRNRHEKLHIHVGVKPHKCSYCNKSFSQMSTKNRHEKIHTGEKPHKCSYCNKSFSEMSTKNQHEKIHTGEKPHKCSYCNKSFSNLGKKNRHETIHRGEKPYTCSYCNKSFNQISNKNKHEKIHTGEKPYKCSYCNKSFSYMCTKNQHEKIVHRGEKPYKCSYCNKSFSYMSTKNQHEKIVHRGEKPYKCSHCNKSFSYMTTKNQHEKIIHRGEKPHKCSYCNKSFSQMSNTNKHEKIHRGEKPHNCSYCNKSFSQTSNKNKHEKTHRGEKPHKCSYCNKSFSQTSNKNKHEKTHRGEKHHTCSYCNKSFSQMGNKNQHEKIHTGKKPYKCSYCNKPFSQMGNKNRHEKMHTGKKPYKCSYCNKSFSQMGHKNQHEKTHTAEKPHKCSYCNKSFSQHVNG; encoded by the coding sequence ATATAATGGCAAACCGACCAAAACGGCAGTGGGATTTACTGAATGACCCTGTTTGCAAGTACTGTAAGAGGAGGTTCATCAACAGCATCCCTCGTTATTTATCTCATCTTCGTCATCACAAGTTGACAATAACACCATACTGGTATAGCAATCCTCATTTACCACCCAAGGCAAGATGTGCTACTCTCCCAAGGAGGAAACAGAAGTATGATCCGAGGACAATTTGTGCTAAGAAAAACGAACCAAAAGATGATAAAACTCAAATGCAGGCAACCATGATGAATACGCTTTTTCTTCCAATCACAGAAAGATGTGCCCCCTTTCaagaaaaccaaaaccaaaaaaggcATGTGGCGAAAGGCAAACCAAGAGTGAGTAATAAAAGCAAAAGATCTTCCTCAGTAGAGTTGGAAAGCAAAAGGCATGTAATTAAGAATCAAAAATCCACAAATCATGACAAATCTTTCAATTATTGTGGAAATGTTGGTAAGCATAGTATGGTACATAActgtagctactgtaacaaatCCTTTAATGACATGAGCAACAAGAATAAGCATGAAAAGGTACATAGAGGAGAAAAACCCTATAACTGTATCTACTGTAACAAGTCCTTCAGTGACATGAGCAACAGGAATCGACACGAAAAGTTACATATACATGTAGGAgtaaaacctcataaatgtagctactgtaacaagtcATTCAGTCAAATGAGCaccaagaatcgacatgaaaagatacatacaggagaaaaacctcataaatgtagctactgtaacaagtcATTCAGTGAAATGAGCAccaagaatcaacatgaaaagatacatacaggagaaaaacctcataaatgtagctactgtaacaagtcATTCAGTAATTTAGGTAAAAAGAATCGACATGAAACGATACATAGAGGAGAAAAACCTTATacatgtagctactgtaacaagtccTTCAACCAAATAAGCAACAAGAAtaaacatgaaaagatacatacaggagaaaaaccttataaatgtagctactgcaacaagTCCTTCAGTTATATGTGCAccaagaatcaacatgaaaagattgtacatagaggagaaaaaccttataaatgtagctactgcaacaagTCCTTCAGTTATATGAGCAccaagaatcaacatgaaaagattGTACATAGAGGCgaaaaaccttataaatgtagccaCTGCAACAAGTCCTTCAGTTATATGACCAccaagaatcaacatgaaaagattatacatagaggagaaaaacctcataaatgtagctattgcaacaagtCCTTCAGCCAAATGAGCAACACGAAtaaacatgaaaagatacatagaGGAGAAAAACCACATAAttgtagctactgtaacaagtccTTCAGCCAAACGAGCAACAAGAATAAACATGAAAAGACACAtagaggagaaaaacctcataaatgtagctactgcaacaagTCCTTCAGCCAAACGAGCAACAAGAATAAACATGAAAAGACACATAGAGGAGAAAAACATCATacatgtagctactgtaacaagtccttcagtcaaatgggtaacaagaatcaacatgaaaagatacatacaggaaaaaaaccttataaatgtagctactgtaacaagcCCTTCAGTCaaatgggtaacaagaatcgacatgaaaagaTGCATACAGGAaaaaaaccttataaatgtagctactgtaacaagtccTTCAGCCAAATGGGCCacaagaatcaacatgaaaagacACATACAgcagaaaaacctcataaatgtagctactgcaacaagTCCTTCAGTCAACATGTCAATGGGTAa